A window of the Candidatus Hydrogenedentota bacterium genome harbors these coding sequences:
- the rplO gene encoding 50S ribosomal protein L15, translated as MELHSLSNGSAVKKARKRVGRGHGSGNGKTAGRGHKGQKSRSGYTRKLGFEGGQMPLNRRLPKRGFHHENRHPLAEVNLDVLADKFEDGEVVSTDTLQERAIVRVLSGGVKLLGRGELGKKLTIRVQAASAGAREKVEKAGGTLEIIPFAGAAAPVAAAE; from the coding sequence ATGGAACTGCATTCGCTGTCAAACGGCTCCGCCGTGAAAAAGGCGCGCAAGCGGGTGGGCCGGGGCCACGGCTCCGGCAACGGCAAGACCGCCGGCCGCGGCCACAAGGGCCAGAAGTCCCGCTCGGGCTACACGCGCAAGCTTGGGTTCGAGGGCGGCCAGATGCCCCTGAACCGCCGCCTGCCGAAGCGCGGCTTCCACCATGAGAACCGCCACCCGCTCGCGGAGGTCAACCTTGACGTGCTCGCGGACAAGTTCGAGGACGGCGAGGTTGTCTCGACGGACACGCTCCAGGAGCGCGCGATTGTGCGGGTCCTGTCCGGCGGCGTGAAGCTGCTGGGCCGCGGGGAGCTGGGCAAGAAACTCACCATCCGGGTGCAGGCGGCCAGCGCGGGCGCGCGGGAAAAAGTGGAGAAGGCCGGCGGGACGCTGGAAATCATCCCGTTCGCCGGGGCGGCCGCGCCGGTTGCGGCGGCCGAGTGA